Proteins encoded by one window of Fusarium graminearum PH-1 chromosome 1, whole genome shotgun sequence:
- a CDS encoding serine/threonine-protein phosphatase 2A activator 2, with protein MTSQAPPQPASSPGVAAPAAASSIPNLKDRLPKLEPRKRRSGPSNPTPIPETPALPTPPDTSSNWTFKTPSRRILSKKDHDIFLSSPTCKLVTAWVFGLAESIVDTPNSAIRDADLSALIKTILHILDETEQLVTKSPPNEQGGSRFGNKAFRGLLDLAQKNSAAWHHDIGVQNEDAINELSTYFCESFGNANRIDYGSGHELNFMIWLLCLYQLGLLKQSDFKPIVLRVFVRYLEVMRVIQMTYYLEPAGSHGVWGLDDYQFLPFLFGATQLLHHPYITPRAIHQDLTLEEFGHEYMYLGQVSFVNSTKTVKGLRWHSPMLDDISSARSWTKIDGGMRRMFVAEVLGKLPVMQHFLFGSLVPADDSMSEDTGAGDEADVEDDPHAGHDHTGKAHDGTGWGDCCGIKVPSSIAAAQEMKKRGMNQGLRRIPFD; from the coding sequence ATGACTTCACAGGCGCCCCCTCAGCCCGCCTCATCACCAGGCGTagctgctccagcagcagcatcatcaataccAAACCTTAAAGATCGACTGCCAAAGCTCGAACCTCGAAAGCGACGCTCTGGTCCCTCCAATCCTACTCCCATCCCTGAGACGCCCGCCCTCCCCACACCACCCGATACCTCCTCCAACTGGACGTTCAAGACGCCCTCACGAAGAATTCTGTCCAAGAAGGACCATGACATATTTCTCTCCTCGCCAACATGTAAACTCGTCACCGCCTGGGTTTTTGGACTAGCAGAGTCTATCGTCGACACTCCCAACTCGGCAATCCGAGACGCAGACTTGAGTGCCCTCATCAAGACCATTCTACACATCCTCGACGAGACAGAGCAGCTGGTGACAAAATCACCTCCAAATGAACAGGGCGGCTCGAGATTCGGCAACAAGGCATTCCGAGGTCTTCTCGATCTTGCGCAAAAGAACAGTGCAGCCTGGCACCATGATATCGGCGTACAGAACGAAGATGCTATCAACGAGCTTTCCACATACTTTTGCGAGTCTTTCGGCAACGCAAACCGAATTGACTACGGATCTGGACACGAGCTCAACTTTATGATCTGGCTTCTCTGCCTCTACCAGCTGGGGCTATTGAAGCAATCCGACTTTAAGCCCATCGTACTTCGAGTGTTTGTGCGCTACCTTGAGGTTATGCGAGTTATTCAGATGACATACTATCTCGAACCTGCTGGATCACATGGTGTTTGGGGTCTTGATGACTACCAATTCCTGcctttcctctttggtgCCACACAACTCCTACATCACCCATACATCACACCAAGAGCTATCCACCAGGACTTGACCCTGGAGGAATTCGGCCATGAATATATGTACCTGGGCCAAGTGAGCTTTGTCAATAGCACCAAAACCGTCAAGGGTCTACGATGGCATAGCCCGATGCTCGACGACATCTCATCGGCGAGGTCCTGGACAAAGATTGACGGAGGCATGCGTCGCATGTTCGTCGCTGAGGTCTTGGGCAAGCTTCCCGTTATGCAGCACTTCCTTTTCGGATCACTGGTGCCAGCAGACGATAGTATGAGCGAGGACACCGGGGctggagatgaagcagatgttgaagacgatCCACACGCGGGTCATGATCACACTGGCAAAGCTCATGATGGTACCGGTTGGGGTGACTGCTGTGGTATCAAGGTCCCCAGCAGCATCGCAGCTGCtcaggagatgaagaagagaggcatGAACCAGGGTCTGCGAAGAATCCCATTCGATTAA